One genomic window of Gossypium hirsutum isolate 1008001.06 chromosome D11, Gossypium_hirsutum_v2.1, whole genome shotgun sequence includes the following:
- the LOC107957434 gene encoding probable galacturonosyltransferase-like 1 — protein sequence MPEPHGHLHRHHLLLLLFLLITATNSAPASATTTNYQIFKEAPQFYNSPACPSLDTNEMCSHQAVHVAMTLDAAYLRGSMAAILSVLQHSSCPQNIRFHFIPSSTANHQHLRLTISRSFPSLKFQIYPYDSSKVSGLISTSIRSALDCPLNYARNYLANLLPPCLSRVVYLDSDLVLVDDIAKLAATPLGDRSVLAAPEYCNANFTSYFTPTFWSNPTLSLTFAGRKACYFNTGVMVIDLQRWRQGDYTTKIIEWMELQKRMRIYELGSLPPFLLVFAGNIAPVDHRWNQHGLGGDNYRGLCRNLHPGPVSLLHWSGKGKPWVRLDANRPCPLDALWAPYDLLQTPFALES from the coding sequence ATGCCTGAACCACATGGTCACCTCCACCGACACCACCTTCTTCTCCTCCTCTTCCTCCTCATCACTGCCACCAATTCTGCCCCTGCCTCCGCCACTACCACTAATTATCAAATATTCAAAGAAGCTCCACAGTTTTACAACTCTCCCGCTTGCCCTTCCTTGGACACCAATGAAATGTGCTCCCACCAAGCTGTCCATGTTGCAATGACCCTAGACGCTGCCTACTTACGTGGGTCAATGGCTGCCATTCTCTCCGTCCTCCAGCACTCTTCTTGCCCTCAAAACATCCGCTTCCACTTCATCCCCTCCTCCACAGCCAACCACCAACACCTCCGCCTCACTATCTCCCGCTCTTTCCCTTCCCTCAAGTTCCAAATCTACCCATACGACTCCTCCAAGGTGTCGGGACTCATTTCCACCTCCATCCGCTCGGCGCTTGACTGCCCTCTAAACTATGCCCGCAACTACCTCGCCAACCTCCTCCCACCGTGTCTCAGCCGAGTCGTTTACTTAGACTCAGACCTCGTCCTCGTCGACGACATTGCTAAACTCGCCGCGACGCCGCTCGGAGACCGCTCGGTTTTAGCTGCACCGGAGTATTGCAACGCCAACTTCACTTCCTACTTCACCCCAACCTTCTGGTCAAACCCAACGTTATCTCTAACATTTGCCGGACGCAAAGCCTGTTATTTCAACACTGGGGTAATGGTGATAGATTTGCAAAGATGGCGACAAGGAGATTACACTACCAAGATTATAGAATGGATGGAGCTTCAAAAGAGAATGAGGATCTATGAGTTAGGGTCTTTGCCACCGTTTTTACTCGTCTTTGCAGGGAATATAGCTCCAGTTGATCATCGATGGAACCAACATGGCCTCGGAGGAGATAACTATAGAGGATTGTGTAGAAATTTGCATCCTGGTCCAGTTAGCTTACTGCATTGGAGTGGGAAAGGGAAGCCATGGGTGAGATTAGATGCAAACAGACCTTGTCCTTTGGATGCTTTATGGGCTCCGTATGATCTGCTGCAAACACCATTTGCCTTGGAGTCCTAA
- the LOC107896905 gene encoding probable calcium-binding protein CML41 has translation MATAKVSKASKWFSNKSLRLSLHRRGSKSRSTSLSSSPGPSSTPISPRTVPNMRTKRPEEDEMKQVFGYFDGDGDGKISALELRAYFGSIGEYMSHEGVQGVINDLDSDGDSMLDYQDFLKLMKREPSKDDEGDDYDDLKKAFEMFELEKGSGCITPKGLQRMLNRLGDAKSYDECVAMIRVYDIDGNGVLDFHEFHQMMA, from the coding sequence ATGGCAACTGCTAAAGTTTCCAAGGCTTCCAAATGGTTCTCTAACAAGAGCCTTAGGTTAAGCCTTCACCGTCGTGGATCAAAGTCTAGATCAACATCCTTAAGCTCTTCTCCTGGACCATCATCAACACCAATATCTCCTCGCACAGTTCCTAATATGAGAACCAAAAGGCCTGAAGAAGACGAGATGAAGCAAGTCTTTGGCTACTTCGACGGGGATGGTGATGGCAAAATCTCTGCTCTTGAACTTAGGGCGTACTTTGGGTCCATCGGGGAGTACATGTCACATGAAGGTGTTCAAGGGGTGATCAACGATCTTGACTCGGACGGGGATAGCATGCTGGACTATCAGGATTTCTTGAAGCTAATGAAAAGAGAACCCAGCAAGGATGATGAGGGAGATGATTATGATGATCTGAAGAAAGCGTTTGAGATGTTTGAATTGGAGAAAGGTTCGGGGTGCATAACACCCAAAGGGCTGCAAAGGATGTTGAATCGACTTGGGGATGCAAAATCATATGATGAATGCGTTGCCATGATTCGGGTATATGATATCGATGGTAATGGGGTGCTTGATTTTCATGAGTTCCATCAAATGATGGCTTAA